A genomic segment from Pseudomonas sp. S09G 359 encodes:
- a CDS encoding malic enzyme-like NAD(P)-binding protein, whose product MSDLKTAALEYHAHPRPGKLSVELTKATATARDLSLAYSPGVAEPVREIARDPELAYKYTGKGNLVAVISDGTAILGLGNLGPLASKPVMEGKGVLFKRFAGIDVFDIEVDSESPQAFIDTVKRISITFGGINLEDIKAPECFEIEKALIEQCDIPVFHDDQHGTAIVTAAGMINALEIAGKTLGDAQIVCLGAGAAAISCMKLLVSMGAKLENIFMVDSKGVVQSERTDLNQYKAMFAHATDKRTLADALDGADVFVGLSGPNLLSAEGLKSMAANPIVFACSNPDPEISPELAHATRDDVIMATGRSDYPNQVNNVLGFPFIFRGALDVRAKRINEEMKVAAANALRELAKLPVPQEVCDAYGGIKLEFGREYIIPKPMDKRLITLISDAVAKAAIETGVATLPYPKHYPLQSVDDVFNG is encoded by the coding sequence ATGTCTGATTTGAAAACTGCCGCTCTCGAATATCATGCCCATCCTCGTCCAGGAAAGCTGAGTGTAGAGCTCACCAAAGCCACTGCCACCGCCCGCGACTTGTCGCTGGCCTACAGCCCTGGCGTGGCCGAGCCCGTACGTGAAATCGCGCGCGACCCTGAACTGGCGTACAAGTACACCGGCAAAGGCAACCTGGTTGCAGTGATTTCCGATGGCACCGCGATTCTGGGCCTGGGTAACCTCGGCCCATTGGCTTCCAAGCCAGTCATGGAAGGTAAAGGCGTGCTGTTCAAGCGCTTTGCCGGCATCGACGTTTTCGACATCGAAGTCGATTCCGAGAGCCCGCAGGCTTTCATCGACACCGTAAAGCGCATTTCCATCACCTTCGGTGGCATCAACCTGGAAGACATCAAGGCACCTGAGTGCTTCGAGATCGAAAAGGCCCTGATCGAGCAGTGCGACATCCCGGTATTCCACGATGACCAGCACGGCACCGCGATCGTTACCGCCGCCGGCATGATCAACGCCCTGGAAATCGCTGGCAAAACCCTCGGCGACGCACAGATCGTCTGCCTGGGCGCCGGCGCTGCGGCCATCTCCTGCATGAAGTTGCTGGTGAGCATGGGCGCCAAGCTGGAAAACATCTTCATGGTCGATAGCAAGGGCGTGGTCCAGTCCGAGCGTACCGACCTGAACCAGTACAAGGCGATGTTTGCCCACGCCACCGACAAGCGCACCCTGGCTGACGCCCTCGACGGTGCCGACGTGTTCGTTGGCCTGTCCGGCCCGAACCTGCTGAGCGCCGAAGGCCTCAAGTCCATGGCGGCCAACCCGATCGTGTTCGCGTGCTCCAACCCTGATCCGGAAATCTCCCCTGAACTGGCGCACGCCACCCGTGATGACGTGATCATGGCCACTGGCCGTTCGGACTACCCGAACCAGGTCAACAACGTACTGGGCTTCCCGTTCATCTTCCGTGGTGCCCTGGACGTTCGCGCCAAGCGCATCAACGAAGAGATGAAAGTAGCGGCCGCCAACGCCCTGCGCGAACTGGCCAAGCTGCCGGTGCCTCAGGAAGTGTGCGACGCCTACGGCGGCATCAAGCTGGAATTCGGTCGTGAGTACATCATTCCGAAACCAATGGATAAGCGCCTGATCACGCTGATCTCCGATGCCGTGGCCAAAGCCGCCATCGAGACCGGTGTGGCCACTCTGCCGTATCCGAAACACTACCCGCTGCAAAGCGTGGATGATGTGTTCAACGGCTAA